CGCCCTGGGCAAAGGCAAAAAGAGTTACAGTAATATTGGGCATCTGAACGATGCTTCGGCTGATGACCTGACCTTCTGAATATTCAATAAGTTCCCGAAGGTCGTGGACGGTGGCAAAATCTATGTTGCGCATTGCATGAGGCTGCGTCATGGTTTTTCTCCTTTTTTGCGTTCTGTTTTATCATATATACGGAGAAAATTCGTGTTTGACTTTGATGCACGTCAAAAAAGGGTGGAAATGATTATTGGGGGGTGAGCTTTACAAGCTTGCTTGAAAATCTTTATGAACTGCGGACCAGATATTTTTTTATGAATACCAAGAAGGAGACAGTTGCTTATGGCATCTTTTGACATCGTAAGCCGTGTAGATATGCAGGAAGTGGATAACGCCGTGAATAACGTGCTGAAAGAAGTCGCAACTCGCTACGATTTCCGTGGTGTAACCACTGAGGTGAGCCTGAACCGAAAGGACGGGATCATTAATATCGTGACGGGTGACGAGATGAAGATCAAGGCACTGCGCGAAATGCTGATTTCCCATTTCACACGCCGCAAGGTAGATTCCCGTGTTTTGGAGTTCAAGGACCCCGAAGGGACTTCTCTTGGCGCTCTCAAACAGGAAGTTCGCATTCTTCAGGGCATTGAGAAAGATCAGGCCAAGAAGATTGTAAAATTTATTAAGGACCTGAAACTGAAAAAAATTCAGGCATCCATTCAGGACGATCAGGTCCGAGTGCAGGGCAAGCAGATTGACGAGCTTCAGGCTGTTATTCAGGAGCTTCAGGCGAGCAAGATTGAGCTGCCTCTGCAGTTTATCAACATGAAGCGGTAGCGGGGTTTATGACGTGGCGCTTTTGAGTCTCCGCGACATCCGGCTGGCCTTTTCTGACCATCCGGTGCTCGACGGTGTTGGAATGCAGATTGAAGAAGGGGAGAGGGTTTGCCTTGTTGGCCGTAATGGCGAGGGCAAGTCTTCTCTGATGCGCATTGTCTGTGGCGAGATGAAGGCTGACGGGGGCGAAGTCCTTGTGAGCAAGGGCACTCGAATTGCACGACTTTCGCAGGACGTTCCGCAGGATATTGAGGGGCGGGTCTTTGATGTTGTTGCTGCTGGAATCGGTGATATGGGCACGGCACTGTCGGCCTACCGCCGGGCAGTTGCGGCCGTGGAAAAAGACGCCTCACAAATGCCGGAGCTGGAAAACGCACAGCAGGCTGTTGATGCAAGCGGTGGCTGGGAGTCGTACCAGACCGTTGAGACTGTGCTGTCCCGATTGAAACTGGACGCCGACGCGGAATTCTCTGCCTTGTCTGGCGGCCTGAAACGCCGGGTCATGCTGGCGCGAGCCTTGGCAAGCGACCCGGATGTGCTGCTTTTGGACGAGCCGACCAACCATTTGGACATTGAGTCTATTACATGGCTGGAAGATTTTCTTTTGCGCCACGTCAAGACGCTGTTTTTTGTGACCCATGACCGCGCACTGCTGCGGCGTCTGGCAACGCGAATAGTGGAGCTGGACCGGGGACATATCTCGGACTGGAGCTGTGACTACGATACGTACCTTGTGCGCAAGGAAGAGCTGCTTCATGCTGAGGAAAAAGAGTGGGAACGCTTTGAGATCAAGCTGGCCGAAGAAGAGGTCTGGCTGAGAAAGGGCGTTACTGCACGACGTCACCGAAATCAGGGCCGTCTGCGCGACCTGCATAAGATGCGGGAGCAGCGGCAAAAGCGGCGTTACCGTCCGGGGCTGGCCAAAATGCAGCTCCAGGAAGGCGGGCTGTCCGGAAAGCTGGTTGCGGAGGCGGAAAATATATCTTTGAGTTTTGGCGAGCACAAAATTTTTACAGATTTTTCTGCGGCAATTATGCGTGGCGACCGGGTGGGCATTATTGGCCCAAACGGTGCGGGCAAAACAACCCTGCTGCGGGTGCTTCTGGGCGAGCTGACGCCAGACGCTGGCTCTGTGCGACTGGGAACCAAGCTCGAGGTTGCGTACTTTGACCAGCTCCGCAGCGTGCTGGACCCAGATGTTCGAGCCTACGAAGCTGTTGCCGAGGGCAATGACTGGGTGACGATTGACGGGCGAAGAAAGCACGTCATGGGCTATTTGCAGGACTTTTTGTTCTCCCGCGACCGGGCGCGAACCAAGGTTCATGCTTTGTCGGGTGGCGAGCGAAACCGCCTGCTTTTGGCCAAGCTTTTTACTCAGCCCGCAAACGTGCTGGTGCTTGACGAACCCACAAACGACCTTGATGCAGAGACACTTGATCTGCTGGAAGAACTGCTGATGCAGTACTCAGGGACCGTTATTGTCGTGAGCCATGACCGTGCATTTTTGAATAACGTGGTGACATCCACCATTGCCTTTGATGATGACGGGGAAGTTCGCGAATACGTTGGCGGCTATGATGACTGGCAGCGCCAGCGCAGTACCTATGCTGATGAGGCGCAGGAGGCTCCAAAGCCTGCAAAGAAGCGTGAGCGAGTACGTGCTGATGGGAAGCGAAAGCTGAGCTTTGGCGAAAAGCGCGAGCGTGACCAGTTGCAGGAAGAGCTTGATGCGCTTCCGCAAAAGCTGGAAGAGCTGGAGGCACGGCAGGAAGAGTTGGGCAAAAAGCTGGAAGATCCTGATTTTTATGGTCGAGATCCTCAGGGCTTTGCCAGCTGTTCCGAAGAGCTGGAAGGGCTTTCTCCTCAGCTTGATGCCTTGCTGGAACGCTGGGAAGTCATTGAAGCCCGGCTTGCTGAGCTTGTCGAAGACTAGAGTTTTTTTTGAGCAAAGGCCTGCTTCATTATGAAGTGGGTCTTTTTTTGTGGGGAAAAAAGAAAATTGACGCGGAAAGAATATATGCTTTCGTAAAGAAAGAAAAAAAGCAGAGGAATGAGGGAGGCTGGAGAGTGCTTTGAGGCTGTGCGGAAAAGCTTTGGGGCTGGCCTTGAGGAATGCTGCCGCAACCCAAGACGTGCACAGCGTTGGAAAAAAAGTTCAGACCCTGTATCATGGCTGGTGAGGCTGGAACATGCGATGTGCAGACAGGGGGTTCAACGCGAGGAGACACCTGTCAGGACTTGCAGAAATGTGTCTATGCCGGATATGTACTATGCAATTTGAATGACTTGTGCGTCTTTCACGGGCCGGGTCGCTCTCTTCTTTACCTGATAACCCCAGCGGTATTCATGCACATACACCCCTACAGACTGCCCTTCGCGGAAAGAAAGAAAACAGTATTTTTGATGCTGCTTTTTTCCGTGTTCTGTTTCTTTTTTTCTTTTCAGTCCTCGGCACAGGCTGCAACACAGGCCAAAATGTATCAGGAGGCTGTGGCCCAGTTCCAGCGTGTGGAAAAATCATCATCCCTGTCCAAGCGCCGGGACATGTGGACGAGTGTCCATTCCCGTTTTAAGCGTGTTCTGAGCAAGAACCCTTCAAGTTCTTATGCTCCAAAAGCGTTATATTTTATGGCACGCTCCTACGAAGAGCTGGCCAGAAATTCATGGCTGAAGCGCGATGCCCGTACTGCGGTTGACGCGTATCAGCGGGCCGAAAACCGTTTCTCAAGAAATCATAGCTGGGCCGATGACTGTCTGTATCGTAAGGCAATGCTTCGGTATGAGCGCCTGAATGATGCGGGTGGTGCGGCCAAAGATTTACAGCTGTTGCTGCAACGCTACCCCGGAGGGGACAAGGCGCGTGACGCCCGGCAGACCCTGGCAATGCTGGCAAAAAAAGGTGTGCCAGAGGCCAGAATAAAGGCTGCGCGGCGACCTTCTCCACCCCGGTCCATGATTCCTGATTCGCGGGTGCCTCGCTCTGTGCGCACCGTGTATGACGAGGCTGTGGACAGGCTCAAGGGATTTCGGCGTTCCAAAAGCGTGACGCGGGATGACTGCCTGCGTTTGGCGCGAGTCTTTGATGCCCTTGGAGAAAAACGTGGAGCGGGGCTGTATGCACCGCGTTCGCTGTATCACAGCGGGCAGACGTATGAAGAGCTGGGCAAACGCTCTGGACGGCGGGATGATTTTGAAGAGGCTGTGGTGCGCTACCAGCGTGCTTTTGACAGCTTTCCGGCGTCAAATAGCTGGCGGGATGATTGTCTGTACCGCAAGGCATATGTTTCGTATACCTACCTGAAAAAAGAAGATCAGGCTTATGCTGACCTGATTGAACTCAAAAGAAATTTCCCTCACGGCGACATGGTGGCAAATGCCAATGCCATGCTGCGAAAGATGGACCGCCCAACACGCGTTGCCTCTGCGAAAACATCGCAAAAGAGTGTGGCATCTGTTGCGGTGTTCAAGCAGCCTCGCCGTCGGGTGCGCACAACGGGAATTGCGCGACTCACGGACATTCGGCACCGCAGTGGTGATACCTACACCCGTGTGGTTCTGGATCTGGACCGGGAAATCAATTTTGAAGACCATACGCTTGCCCCCGACCCAAAGCATGGCAAGATGCATCGCCTTTTTGTTGACCTCGAAAAAACGCGGCTTGGGAAAGACCTTGCTGCCCGCGTCATGGTCAAGGATGGCATCCTGAATGGTGTCCGGGCTGGTCAGAATGATTCCAGCACGGCGCGTGTGGTTTTTGATTTTCAGTCCATGCAGAAATATCACATGTTTACGCTCCAGAATCCTTTTCGGATTGTGGTCGACGTGTACGGTGATGGTGATAGTCCTGCTCCAGCCGTGGTGACACACGCCGCAGCAAAGAAGCTGCCGCCTGTGAAGCGGGATCACAAGCCAACATACAAGGAACGAAAAGTTGCGTCTGATGTTTTGGCGCAGCTTGGCATGACATTTAAGACCATCATGATTGATGCCGGGCATGGCGGGATTGATCCCGGTGCGCTGGATAAAGTCTGGTGGAAGGACAAGCGCGGTCGCAAGCACTGGAAAATTCGGACCCGGGAAAAAGAAGTAGCGCTCAAGGCTGCAAAAATTCTGGGAAAGAAATTTGAGAGAAAAGGGTACCGGGTGCTGTACACCCGAACCACAGACTATAAAGTGCAGCTCGAAGACCGTGCTATGGCGGCGAACATTAAGAAAGCTGACCTGTTTATCTCTTTGCACTGCAATGCAAACAGAAAAGCGTCTGTCCGAGGCTTTGAGACATATTACCTTGGCAAGGCCCGGAACAATATTGTTCTGCGACTGGCTGCCAAGGAAAATAATGTCGACCCTGTACGCATTTCCGACACGCAGAAAATCGTTCTCGATTTGGTGAACAGCTTTAAGATGAAGGAATCACGAGAGCTGGCAACGCTGGTTCAAAAGCGCTGCGTCACTGGTCTGCGGCGGCATTATCGCGGAATCAAGGACCACGGAGCCAGAGGGGCACCGTTCTTTGTTTTGGTAGGAGCGCGAATGCCTGCAATTCTTGTGGAAATGGGGTACATTACAAACCCGACAGAGGTGAAGCTTTTGCGGAGTACTACGTATCTTGAACGTGTCGCTGATGGCATTGTTCAGGGCGTTGAAGATTACCGCAAATCGCTTTCCAGAGTTGGTCGGTAAAACTGTCCGTCGAGTCCGTAGATAACAGTAATTCACCCCGGTGGCCTTGTGCTGCCGGGGGTTGCCACGTTTGTGGCAGGGAGAATTTATGAGCGAGCAGACTGTAAAGGATGTGGCCATGCGGGTGCTGGTAATTGAGGATAGCCATGTGCAGGCGAAGATTGTTTCGCGGCACATTGAAGGGCTGACGAATTTTACCACTGTATGGGCTTCGACACTGGAAGAAGCTGCCGAAATCATAAGCGCACAGCGGGATGAACTGTTTGCTGCTGTGGTTGATCTGAACTTGCCAGATGCTCCGGACGGGGAGGCTGTGGACCTGACAATGGCCGCGCACCTGCCGAGCATTGTGCTGACTGCGACCTTCCATGATGAAGTGCGTGATTCGCTTCTGGAGCGCAATGTCGCGGACTATGTGCTCAAGGAGAGCATGGTGGTGCTGGATAGCGTTGTGGATGGTCTGTCTCGGCTTTTCCGTAACCAGTTTATTCAGGCTTTGGTGGTGGATGACTCCAGAGCTGCCAGAAATGTGGTCCGAAATCTTTTGTCCTGCCAGAATTTTCAGGTGCTGGAGGCCGCAAATGGAGCTGAGGCCCTTGCGCTGGTGGAGCAGAGCAAAGGACAGGTCAAGGTTGTGGTTACGGACTGGGAAATGCCAGAGATGGACGGCTTTGCCCTGTGCAGCGCTCTGAGAAAAAAATACTGCAAGCGTGAGCTGGCTATTGTGGGTATTTCTGGCGCTGGCGGTACTGCCATGACCGCGAAGTTTTTGAAGCTCGGAGCCAATGACTTTTTGGCGAAACCGTTTTCCGCAGAGGAATTTTCGTGGCGGGTGAACCAGACGGTAGAAATGATGGAGCTTATCCAGAAACTTAATGAGTGCAACCAGCAGTTGAAGCACAGTGCACTGGCTGGAGCTTCGGCCTAGTTTTTTGCGTGATTTCTCCCTTTTGGACAGGGTGCGGCAAAGATGACGCTGTACTTTGTGCACGGTTTTCCCTGCGCCCGCAGCTGACGTTAGGCTGCGTTTTGTGCTGCACCCTGTGCTTGTACAGTCTTCTCTCGACTTTTGACGAACCCTTGGATATGCCCGTTTTGCATATGAGAAAGGGAGGAACAGTATGCGTTGTGACAAAGCTCTTGGAAGCGACAATTATTCAGGAATTCATCCTGTAATTTTGGAAGCCATCACCGCCGCGAATGTCGGCCACGTGCATGGCTACGGAGATGATGATTTTTCGGCTGCCGCTGTTGAAGATTTCCGCAAGGAATTTGGCGAAGGCGTCGAAGTCTTTTTTGTTTTCAATGGCACAGGATGCAACGTGACAGCCCTCGCCGCAATGCTTCGTCCCTACGAAGGCATTGTCTGCGCAGACTGCGCGCACATTAATGTTGCCGAAACGGGCGCAC
Above is a window of Desulfobaculum bizertense DSM 18034 DNA encoding:
- a CDS encoding N-acetylmuramoyl-L-alanine amidase, whose amino-acid sequence is MLLFSVFCFFFSFQSSAQAATQAKMYQEAVAQFQRVEKSSSLSKRRDMWTSVHSRFKRVLSKNPSSSYAPKALYFMARSYEELARNSWLKRDARTAVDAYQRAENRFSRNHSWADDCLYRKAMLRYERLNDAGGAAKDLQLLLQRYPGGDKARDARQTLAMLAKKGVPEARIKAARRPSPPRSMIPDSRVPRSVRTVYDEAVDRLKGFRRSKSVTRDDCLRLARVFDALGEKRGAGLYAPRSLYHSGQTYEELGKRSGRRDDFEEAVVRYQRAFDSFPASNSWRDDCLYRKAYVSYTYLKKEDQAYADLIELKRNFPHGDMVANANAMLRKMDRPTRVASAKTSQKSVASVAVFKQPRRRVRTTGIARLTDIRHRSGDTYTRVVLDLDREINFEDHTLAPDPKHGKMHRLFVDLEKTRLGKDLAARVMVKDGILNGVRAGQNDSSTARVVFDFQSMQKYHMFTLQNPFRIVVDVYGDGDSPAPAVVTHAAAKKLPPVKRDHKPTYKERKVASDVLAQLGMTFKTIMIDAGHGGIDPGALDKVWWKDKRGRKHWKIRTREKEVALKAAKILGKKFERKGYRVLYTRTTDYKVQLEDRAMAANIKKADLFISLHCNANRKASVRGFETYYLGKARNNIVLRLAAKENNVDPVRISDTQKIVLDLVNSFKMKESRELATLVQKRCVTGLRRHYRGIKDHGARGAPFFVLVGARMPAILVEMGYITNPTEVKLLRSTTYLERVADGIVQGVEDYRKSLSRVGR
- the abc-f gene encoding ribosomal protection-like ABC-F family protein, with the protein product MALLSLRDIRLAFSDHPVLDGVGMQIEEGERVCLVGRNGEGKSSLMRIVCGEMKADGGEVLVSKGTRIARLSQDVPQDIEGRVFDVVAAGIGDMGTALSAYRRAVAAVEKDASQMPELENAQQAVDASGGWESYQTVETVLSRLKLDADAEFSALSGGLKRRVMLARALASDPDVLLLDEPTNHLDIESITWLEDFLLRHVKTLFFVTHDRALLRRLATRIVELDRGHISDWSCDYDTYLVRKEELLHAEEKEWERFEIKLAEEEVWLRKGVTARRHRNQGRLRDLHKMREQRQKRRYRPGLAKMQLQEGGLSGKLVAEAENISLSFGEHKIFTDFSAAIMRGDRVGIIGPNGAGKTTLLRVLLGELTPDAGSVRLGTKLEVAYFDQLRSVLDPDVRAYEAVAEGNDWVTIDGRRKHVMGYLQDFLFSRDRARTKVHALSGGERNRLLLAKLFTQPANVLVLDEPTNDLDAETLDLLEELLMQYSGTVIVVSHDRAFLNNVVTSTIAFDDDGEVREYVGGYDDWQRQRSTYADEAQEAPKPAKKRERVRADGKRKLSFGEKRERDQLQEELDALPQKLEELEARQEELGKKLEDPDFYGRDPQGFASCSEELEGLSPQLDALLERWEVIEARLAELVED
- a CDS encoding response regulator, giving the protein MSEQTVKDVAMRVLVIEDSHVQAKIVSRHIEGLTNFTTVWASTLEEAAEIISAQRDELFAAVVDLNLPDAPDGEAVDLTMAAHLPSIVLTATFHDEVRDSLLERNVADYVLKESMVVLDSVVDGLSRLFRNQFIQALVVDDSRAARNVVRNLLSCQNFQVLEAANGAEALALVEQSKGQVKVVVTDWEMPEMDGFALCSALRKKYCKRELAIVGISGAGGTAMTAKFLKLGANDFLAKPFSAEEFSWRVNQTVEMMELIQKLNECNQQLKHSALAGASA
- a CDS encoding YajQ family cyclic di-GMP-binding protein gives rise to the protein MASFDIVSRVDMQEVDNAVNNVLKEVATRYDFRGVTTEVSLNRKDGIINIVTGDEMKIKALREMLISHFTRRKVDSRVLEFKDPEGTSLGALKQEVRILQGIEKDQAKKIVKFIKDLKLKKIQASIQDDQVRVQGKQIDELQAVIQELQASKIELPLQFINMKR